The following coding sequences lie in one Xanthomonas hortorum pv. pelargonii genomic window:
- the eutC gene encoding ethanolamine ammonia-lyase subunit EutC, translating to MSSTTTPPRDAWAQLRHLTPARIALGRVGTSLPTAAHLDFQLAHAQARDAVHLAFDPAPLQAELEQRGRISMLLHSAAADRHVYLQRPDLGRRLAADAATQLRGLTAVHGGGHDVAVVVADGLSALAVHRNAPQMLEHIDRLAAHEGWSLAPVVLIAQGRVAIGDEVGELLKARAVIVLIGERPGPSSPDSLGLYLTYTPRLGLTDAARNCISNIRAEGLSYAEATHKLAYLLREAFRRKLSGVQLKDEAEQPALPSAGPPDAAPRTFLLPDDLPPDVVGS from the coding sequence ATGAGCAGCACCACTACGCCACCGCGTGATGCCTGGGCGCAGCTGCGTCACCTCACGCCGGCACGGATCGCGCTGGGGCGCGTCGGCACCAGCCTGCCGACAGCTGCGCATCTGGATTTCCAGCTGGCGCATGCGCAGGCACGCGATGCGGTGCATCTGGCGTTCGATCCGGCGCCGCTGCAGGCCGAACTCGAACAGCGCGGACGCATCAGCATGCTGCTGCACAGCGCGGCGGCGGATCGGCATGTGTATCTGCAACGCCCGGATCTGGGCCGGCGCCTGGCCGCCGACGCCGCCACGCAACTGCGTGGTCTGACTGCCGTGCATGGCGGTGGACATGACGTGGCGGTCGTGGTCGCGGACGGGCTTTCGGCGCTGGCCGTACACCGCAATGCCCCGCAGATGCTGGAGCATATCGATCGCTTGGCCGCACACGAGGGCTGGTCGTTGGCACCGGTGGTGCTGATCGCGCAAGGGCGTGTGGCCATCGGCGACGAGGTCGGCGAATTGCTCAAGGCCCGTGCAGTGATCGTGCTGATCGGCGAGCGGCCGGGACCGAGTTCGCCCGACAGCCTGGGCCTGTATCTGACTTACACCCCACGGCTCGGCCTGACCGACGCCGCGCGCAATTGCATCTCCAACATTCGCGCCGAAGGGCTGAGTTACGCCGAAGCCACGCACAAACTTGCGTACCTGTTACGCGAGGCGTTTCGACGCAAGCTATCCGGCGTGCAACTCAAGGACGAAGCCGAGCAACCGGCACTACCCTCGGCGGGCCCGCCAGATGCCGCACCGCGTACGTTTTTGCTACCGGATGATCTGCCGCCAGACGTTGTGGGCAGCTGA